The following DNA comes from Musa acuminata AAA Group cultivar baxijiao chromosome BXJ1-4, Cavendish_Baxijiao_AAA, whole genome shotgun sequence.
AAGGTGAGTCCAAACTTCTCCTCCATGTCCAAATCCCCTGGCTCTACCCCTTCCGTCAGCCTCCACTCGAACCTCTGCAGCATGGACGCCAGCATGAGGTGCACCATCCGGTACGCCAATGGCAGTCCGGGGCAGATCCGGCGTCCCGCTCCGAACGGTATGAGCTCCAAGTCGCGGCCCCTGAAGTCCACCTCGCTGTTCAAGAACCTCTCCGGCAAGAACTCCTCCGGCTCCGTCCACGCGCTGCTGTCTCGCCCGATCGCCCAGACATTGATGAGCACCCGCGTGCCCTCCGGTATCTCGTAGCCGTGCAGCTCCACGGTGGCTTCTGCTAAGCGAGGCAACAGAAGTGGCGCCGGTGGGTGCAGACGCAGCGTCTCCTTGACCGTGGCTTGCAGGTAGGGGAGTGAACCGATGTCCGCTTCCTCCACTGCTCTTGCGAAGCCGATAACTCGGCCGATCTCCTCACGAACTTTCGCCATGGTCCGGGGATTACGAAGCAGCTCCGCCATAGCCCATTCCACGGTTCTCGAGCTCGTGTCGCTCCCCGCCACAAATATGTCCTGCCAAATCAAAGCCATTTCGTGGTTTAGATGTCGTAGGAATAGAGTTTGCCTCATCACCGTTACTCGTTCGAGAATGTATCCTCACCGAAAATAAAGATTTCAGTGCTTGTCGATCGAACTTGGTGCCGTCTCCCTGCACTTGGTGTTCGAGGAGCTCATCCAGGAAATCATTGCGGGCGGTGGTTCCATCTCGTTCCCTGTGTAGCCGCCGATCTATTTGCTCATCGAAGATGTCATGCAGCCTCTTGAAGTATTTGGTGGAACGGCGACGAATGCCCTGCGGGTCGAGCTTTGCGAGCAGTGGGAAGTAATCGGACAGGTTCGCCCGCCCAGCTTCCTCCGTGATCCCCTCCACCACTTGCTTGAATTCTTGCGCGGACTCAGCGTAGAGATCGACGAGATCCACGGAGAAGACGGTGCGAGAAATTAAATTCAGCGTGGTGCTGAACGCCACGTGCCCGACGTGAACCAGCAAGCCCTTGGACGTGCTGTCAGAGATGTACTGCATCAGTTCCTGTACCTTTTCGCGCCGAAGGGACTGGTAGCTGTCGAGTCTTTCTGCAGTAAAGAGCTGGGTTTTACAGATTCTACGCAGTTTCCGCCATCGTTGGCACGGCGGAAGCCACACCATGGAGGCCTCGCTCTGGTCCAACACGCGAACAGCTTCTGGGATCCAGCGACTGGAGAGCACTGCATCGTTCTTCTGCAGGATTTCTCCTGCCATTTCCGGGGAGGAGACGAACACGGTGGTCACTCGACCGAGGCGGAGGGTCATGACTGGGGAATATAGCTTGGCGAGGCGGGCGAGGGAACGGTGGGGTTTGTCTCCGAGCTCGAACAGGTTGCCGACAACTGGAAGTGGAGTCGGCCCAGGTGGAAGCTGGTGACCGCCGGACTTCGATGACCTCTTTGCGGCtctagaaagaagaagaagagaaaggacggAGACACCGAGAGAAAGAAGCAGCCACAGAGAGGACTCCATCACGACTGCAGAGAAGGGAACCACCAAGACGAAGGTGGAGGGGATAAAGGTGAGACATACAGGTACAGCGTCTTCGTCTCCGAAGTCTGTTAGCCGCCACAAGGCGAAAAGATGTAGGAAATTTAATTATAGTCTCAGGTGGCCAAATCTTCTGCCCTACCAGAGTTGTGCTGAGATAGCCCCGCATTCATATCCAATCACAAGTTAGGTGGACTCGATTAGCTAAGTAGATGTTGCAATAACGCGATTCCAGACTTTCCTATCGCAACACAGGGAATTGGTACGAGGAGCCATCACGTGAATCACATAGTCAATAAGAtattaaggaaagcactatgtttGTGTCCGAATATGGATGAACGAGCCACGTTGACACAATTATTAATTGGGAACAAATATAAGAGATTAGGTGGACTCGATTAGCTTAGTAGATTGTATCGTAACGTGATTCCACACTTCCCTGATCGCAATACAGAGAATTGGTAAGAGGAGCAATCAGGTGAATCActttgttaataagatattaagaaaagcactatgTTTGTGTAAGAGAGCTACATTTATATTTTTACTTTATAAATAAGCTCTCTCCTTATCATTTTAACTTGACATACTCATATACTAAAAGAAAAGACAAACTGTTGTATTATTATACATATAGTTAAAAACTTTTTTTAAGCCTTCTCTAactcaataaaaatcatatataaatatttactttTCTATCTGTatgttttattaattattttaataaataaataacttctatCTTTTATGCAGAAGACTAAATTAATTTTTAGAGATATTTATTCCAAATCTTATTCTACtttcaatatttttttcaaaaatttcacTGTATAACtcatgaatttaatttttttaattaaaataattttatatctcACCCTTACTTTTATAAAATGATATTGAAAAACTCTTCATTCATTAGACATCTTTctaaatcttaaaattttattaaataaatcagtTAATCAAACTATTTATTgatctcttaattttttttaaaacctcAATAGGAATATCATAAGTCTCATACTTTTaggtatttttttcattttttaaaacatcttttgctctaattttataaataaatttataattattaaatacaccactattatttatcgtctttcacttctttatcttttcttaatttcattatcattaataagaattttttatattcacttttaatattatctaatatatatatatatatatatatatatactttaaaaTCTTTCTTtccatcatataatttaaaatccTTACattgttatttttaaaatttcaccatcttatactaataatttttttatacttttttctTTCCAATTTCTAAAACAAATATCCAATATCATTAACGTATGTTGATTCGTCGGGTTTTCACTAAATATAGCTTTATGATTATTACATACAATTTAATCTAATTTTCTagcgaaaaaaaaatctttctaatTCCAATTATGACTCCTCTAATAAAAAATCCAAAATTATAACAGTCTCTCCATGTCCCTTCCCATAAccaaaactatcatgcaaattatTTACATTCATCATAAGTTTGTCCCATATGACTATTAAAATCTCCTCCAATTTAACTTTTTCACTTATATTCAACAATGCACAtccattaaacttttttagtatatcaaaatttaaactaaatattataaatctctctagatttttattatattcacttaGTGTCTTAAATGTTGAACACTAATAAAGCACCCCTATAGATGTTTATCATCAATAAATCAACCACAATATAAATGAGAGAGATGATGaacaagaagaaacaagatgTTTTTGGCAGCTATATCATCGACTCATGATTTATGTCCACTAATCAAATTCTCAATTTCCGAAGGCCTGAAACAATATGTTAGAATACGATCTTGTTAGTGGAGGCAAAATCTGTTAATGAATTGCCAAATCCCCTCAAGGTCTTCTTCTTTGTAAGCTCAAAGAATAATCCTTCTCAGTTCAAGTCCTAACAATTTGGTCTCAACAGTGGAATCAGATCTTATCTTCATCacttattatttctataaaaaaaaacgaagcaaaacattttataaaaaataaaaacaccaACCATCTCACCTACTTTCATTGCTGGATGAGCCATACGGGCACGAATGGTTCATCTGCACAGAGAGTAGCACATCAATGTCGCATCATGACCATGATGGATACATATTCTCCCTGCAGTCATGGGCACGGATGGTTCATCTGCACAGAGAGTAGCACATCAATGTCGCATCATGACCATGATGGATACATATTCTCCCTGCAGTCATGGTATCAGACATCACATATCACCAGAGGCCGTAGCTCGATCTTATCTTCATAGATAGGTAATGCTCAAGGATAAAAACTAGGTATATGGTCTCTTCTGAACTTGTTACACAAAATCTAGAAATTCACCACTCTTCAAAATAAATTTCTACTTGACTACTAATTTTGGTTCATGCTTCTATATGGCTTCTACATCACAATATATCAAATGCTGCAGCCTCTGCCTTTAATACCAAATAATCTGTAAATGTGTACCAGTTAAACAAAAAACCTTACAAACATGCAATTTCCCAGCAAGCAAATCACAAGCATGTCAATGGCTAAGTTATATAAGCAGGTGGAGGTTGGAAACTAGGTAGCATAACCTGATGCAAGGGCCTTGACTATTTTAAAGGAACAGATGACGAGACAATAAAATTGAGCAATCTGATGCTGTGTCCAATGGAGAAAAGGTATTCTAGGTATAAATCTCCATAAAAGAGCAAATATTAACACTATGAGAAAGGAAGCCTTGCATAATGTATATATCCAGAAAAGAACATTAGATCAGACCAACAGCCATTAACCATTTAAGCTATATCCAGATAGGTTGCTGCACATTTAGTTGCGTGCACCATGCATCAACTCAAGGAATACCATTCCATACATCTACCCTTTGACATTGTCTTACCACATCAGTGTTTCACTTTGGCATGCTACAAGCTGGCAAGTAATTGGAATGAATTTTAGTCCTTCAGTCTGATCTAAGCTAACTGCTCAGTTAGCTTTAAAGATTGATTTAAAGATTTCTAAGTAATTGGAGTTTGGATGAATCACAGGAGGAGAAAAAAATAACTGATAACATTGATTTaaagatttcttttttatttagtacATGTTCTCCCAATAATTTAGGCATAGTTCCCATAATGACATGTATATTCTTTTAGACAATAGTTTCATGAATGCACCTATATAAATAAGGTCCTTAAAGGCATCCACTGCTTGTTACTGCTGCAAATCTTATGAGACATTTACCAGtgtactaaagaaaaaaaaagaaaaaagaatatgtGCCCTCTTTCAAGTTCAGCATTGAATTTACAACTATATAATCTTGTTGCTCTGTCAGTGTTTCAACTATCAGGTTCAAGCAAACATACAGATGACACTAAAGCATAAATAACTTATAAACAAGTATGATCTTCATCACAACTCTTTCTGCAATGCCTAACGGTGTTGTATGCTAACATCAAATATTTCAATCCTAGAGTAAAGCACAAAAACTTAGTTTAATTATatgattttaattataattaattataaccAAAAGCATCCTACATGCATATCATTTTAATTATATGAAATGCATCATTTTGAATATCAATGAGACGAAGATTAACAAAATCAACTTAGTTTAAGAGAAACTATTTGGTTTTCAGTCATCAATTTATTGCTAATATCACCTCAAAAGTATAAATGAAAGCATTACACACCATCAGAAGATTACTACAGTAGAAAAAAAAATCGCTGCAGACATTGTCTACTTAGCAAAAGCTTACTGATAGATTCTTAATGCCTTTTGTCCTCGACAAGAGGATTAACCTTCTTGTTTATGTTCTGGTTTATTGGGTATAAAACTTGGAATAAAGTCCATTATCATTAAACTTTTATTCAGTAACGAAGGGATAGAAAACATACTTTGCTTTGCCTGCAATATAACATGCATTGTCAAAATTAAAAAAAGCAACTAGGTGAAAGAGAATCCTGTCCTGTGCAACAGAAATCTGCAGACAGATTTTCCCGTCAAAATCCAAGAACTTTTCTATTGCCAATAGGATTTTGCAAGACGATTTTAGAAAAAACAGAGGTTTCACCAATTGGAAAACAATATTTCAGGAAGTTGTTTCTAACATAAAACATCATTTACATATGTTCCCATGTTGTATAAACACAGAAAAGAGACGAGGATGCCTAGGAaagtaagaaagaataaattgggctttataatttaaaatatacataaaatattcaCTTATATGATCCTCAATTTGCTTACTGTTGCTTTATTGTAGTCATATAATAGCAGTAATATACAGATACAATTTTTTATCTTAATCATTTAAATGACATTAACATTTATGTTATGTGAACATATGTTAATTTCAGTAAATCAACAGACAGTTTTGTAAACTTCAAAGTGTTCTGGATGTAATCATGAAGTCTGTGCTTCTTTATCTCATATGGAGAGTAAAATAAAGACATGACCATATAAAAACGAAGATACCACGTCAATTTCTGTGTAAACCAAAGCAACAAAGGATTTTATTATACGCAACATAAATATTAACCACACAAATTGTACAATTCTTATAGAAATCAACAAGTAACTCGGGATACCAAGGGATATCATTCCAGGTCCATAAATTATTCAGCTATCAAGCTCTTAAAGTGACTAGTATTGAAGTAGACTTGTATGAGAAAAGATGGACACAGTGGAAAATTCTGACTGATAACTTAACTTGGAATCTGACTGAATGATCTGATATCCATAAATTATTCAGCTATCAAGCTCTTAAAGTGACTTGTATTGAAGTAGACTTGTATGAGAAAAGATGGACACAGTGGAAAATTCTGACTGATAGCTTGCCTTGGAATCTGACTGAATGATCTGATATCCAAATACATGGGACATGAATTTACAAACTGACATACTTGGGACATTAATTTCTCACAAAAAAAGTGAAAGGTCAACAAAATGCAGATGCAATgagtcaaaagaagcaaaaaaagtcAACATCCTTATCGTCAAAGTTTTAGATGACCTCTGAAGCATCACATTTGGGACGAACATCAAAGTGCTATCTGAAAATCTTTCAAAAAGGATTTGTGGAAGCTTCACAGTATGTttacaatatatacatacatatatatacatacatatatatccatacatatatacacacatacacacacacacacataacagatTAAATCATTTTCATGTAATAAGAATCATGAAGAAGAAAATTAATAAATAGCATGATCACCGAGTAGAACAAATTATGTCAATTTTGTTATATGTTTGAGTTCTGCAAATGCAATATAATTACACAAAAAAGGATATTGAAAGTTGGACAGAAGTTGACGTATATGACCTCAACACGGAATCATAACAGACCTGAATTTTTAAAAAGACCCaatgttttgaaaaaaaaaatagggtGTAGAGGAATAGTTTGCAATCAGTTTTAATCACAAGTGCTAGTCACTAATTGTAAAAGCAGACCAGAATTcgggaaaaaaaatatataaaaaattgggACATCCATGTGAAGAttcaaaggaaaaataaaaatacaaaacacCACATGTCAAGAGCCAATGGCTTCGGATGAGAGGTATTCTCACATATGCCCTACTTCCAACAAAAGGCAACAGGAAGTGAATTCTATATAGAAAGTCCGCTCTGCTTAAAAATAATACTCAAGTAAATAAATGACAGTGCAGAAAGCAAATGCTTCCAAGGAAACTTAATTTTATGCCTAAAAAGGACAAGAACACAAGTCAACAATTCTTTTTTATGGAATTGCAAGCATCTGATCCAATAAGGCTAGAACAAATTAGCAATTTTTTTCTATGGAACCAGTACTTGCTTTTAGATAATAAAGTTGAAAATTAAATCAAGTTGCCAGAAATTTGTTATGATTCTCTAAGAAGGTAATAAATAAGTTGAACGTATGGAAGTCTCAACATTAGGTTCAGGTTGTGTTGGATTTTGAAGAACAATTTCAATTTAAGTttgtaaaaaaaaactaaaactgAAAAAGGAGAACATTGGTATTTAATTATGCTATTTCCAAGATTCCCTCAAAAACTCTTGATTAGTGAAAATGTAAATGATTAGAAAATATAATCACATATAAGAATCAATCAGATAGAACTTTTGTTTCAGATTGAGAATAATATCATCATGTTCCTTAAAGCTTCTTACTCTTGGCTTCCTTGTTCTCATCTGCAGTTCTTGTATGATACAAATAGTATTATACTTCTGGCAATCCATACTTCTAGAGCCATATATTCCTCAAAATAATTCCATGGGAcgctttttttttaaatcatatttcTATTTCTGGTCCTAAACAATATTGAGATGAGTTGTTCGAGTTTCTTTTCAGAGCTACACAAAGTCATAATAAGCATTGAAGTGAAAGAACCAACAGAAACATGCAATACCAATATCTCTAAATTATCAAATCAGGCTTTGTTTTCCATTTAGCATTTATTTGAATGTACTTGGAATAGTTCGAACTTTAGGGAGTTGTAATATTTGGTGATGGTTGCTACATAATGTAAATTTTCTACATTGGCACATTCTGAGTATTTCATTATTGGAAATGCACTCAAGGAATCACACAGAGATCTTAAAAAACTGCTGATGAGGATGTTGGCTCAACTCTTTAAACAAAAACCATCAAACTTCTAAATGACTCAGCTAACAGTTTTGGCAAATTAATACCTATATCAGTCGTGTCAAAGATGAAAAAGTGCAGTCCAATGGTGACACCAATTGTCTCCCTTGGATCCATTTGAAGAAAGCAATGCTCATGCTAATCAATTTCCAAATAAGGAAAATCAACCTTGCACCTTTAGATATGTAAACAAAGGCAAAGTGGTTGGGTGACTGACTCAAATGGACATTCAAGGAGTTCAACTCCTACTATGTGGCCAACCCAACAGAGATAAAATATTGCCTCAGGAAACAGTGATACTAACAAAGCCATGGTGTGAAGATTAAGACCTAGAAGAAAgaccaatatcatgaaatcacttTGGCTTTTAACATGAGGACATGTCTCTAAATTTAGAGACGAGtttcaaatataataattaagaaaTAGGAACTTTATATtcctaaaaatttatttaatgatGTCTCCATAGGTGGAACAGAACATGATCTTCAAATTCAAGTCCTTGCAGTTCATCTTGCCTAGAAGGCTTCACATAGTGTTCACTTGTCCTAAAGGGGTGGGCCAACACACCTTCCTGCCTAGGCTGATCATTTATTCCTTCCAGATATAGATCACTACATGCACAATCCCTATGTTAGTCCTATTGCATCCATCCTCTTGTGTCCATCATTAGCAGTGGCCTAAACAGGAGCTTCTAAAACAGATAAAACCCTTACCACACCCTTACCACATCGGTGGAAAGGGCTTTGCTTTTAAAGGGCTAGGATAGTATCATGAAGAAAAGTCTACTCTGTGACATAAGTGCAAAACATGCATTGGAATTTTGATATCAACTAAGAGATGGAACCTTGAGGAAGAATTATCCAATAAAAGTCGAGAAATCAAACTGCTAAAGAAAAGAGCCACAACCACTTAAAATGTTAATGCACCTTATTTACACAGTGACACTATATCAACTGTGGCTTAGAAACTTAAATCATGTACTTTGCTTCTTCTACCAAAAGATAATATTTTACTGGATCTGATATACTTTGTTACTACTGTTAATAGGGAAAAAAGCTTAAGTTTAAGATGGAGTTAATTAGTGTTTGAGGTGATGGTAAGCAATAATTATAAGGTCATGTACTCAAGAACATGTGCTTATTTCAGAGTTCATTAGTTCGGTGCCCTGCCcatgaaagataatatttcaAAGTTTATTAGTTCGGTTGCGGTCCTTCATTGGATTAGtaaaaaccaatcaatatgtactGATTTGACCAACATTAATAAGCATTACCAGAATGATATCTAAATACCTGTTTCTCATTAGTGAAAACCAAACATGAGAAATGAAAGAACAAGCGAGCTTGTTTCTCGTTAGTAGTAACGACCACAAAGTACGACAAAGAATGGTTCATGCCAGTGCAAAACAATTCCCAGAATGATATCTAAATGCCTTCTTCGTTTCTTAACGATGATGACCACAAAACAGAGATGTAAAGAAGAAGAGCAAATAAGCAATAATTAGAAGGTAAATCGACAAAACAGGgtgaaaacaaaaaaatcataaGAACATTAATAAGGATTGGACGAAGGAACAATTTAATCCACCTGAGGAAGTAGCAGAAAATATCACCAACTGCCACCAACATCCTTCCCTGGCTAGAGAGCACTGCTGCTGCCACCTCTTGATCCCTTTTTACTCGAGGAAGTAGGGTAGTACCCAAGGTACCACCGGACGAACTTCTTGAGGCCAGTGTTCAGACCGGTGGTCGGATGATACCCGAGCTCCCGCTGCGCAAGGCTGATGTTGGCATGAGTAAACTGTACATCCCCATTCCGTGGCATTTTGACGACATTGCGGACGGCCTTGACCTTTAAGAGTTGCTCCAGGATAGACACGAGATGAGA
Coding sequences within:
- the LOC135651642 gene encoding geraniol 8-hydroxylase-like, whose product is MESSLWLLLSLGVSVLSLLLLSRAAKRSSKSGGHQLPPGPTPLPVVGNLFELGDKPHRSLARLAKLYSPVMTLRLGRVTTVFVSSPEMAGEILQKNDAVLSSRWIPEAVRVLDQSEASMVWLPPCQRWRKLRRICKTQLFTAERLDSYQSLRREKVQELMQYISDSTSKGLLVHVGHVAFSTTLNLISRTVFSVDLVDLYAESAQEFKQVVEGITEEAGRANLSDYFPLLAKLDPQGIRRRSTKYFKRLHDIFDEQIDRRLHRERDGTTARNDFLDELLEHQVQGDGTKFDRQALKSLFSDIFVAGSDTSSRTVEWAMAELLRNPRTMAKVREEIGRVIGFARAVEEADIGSLPYLQATVKETLRLHPPAPLLLPRLAEATVELHGYEIPEGTRVLINVWAIGRDSSAWTEPEEFLPERFLNSEVDFRGRDLELIPFGAGRRICPGLPLAYRMVHLMLASMLQRFEWRLTEGVEPGDLDMEEKFGLTLIMASPLKAMAVPTKCC